In Meleagris gallopavo isolate NT-WF06-2002-E0010 breed Aviagen turkey brand Nicholas breeding stock chromosome 5, Turkey_5.1, whole genome shotgun sequence, a single window of DNA contains:
- the LOC104911111 gene encoding CUGBP Elav-like family member 1, which produces MASLGALQTLAGATAGLNVSSLAGMAALNGGLGSGGLSNGTGSTMEALTQAYSGIQQYAAAALPTLYNQSLLTQQSIGAAGSQKEGPEGANLFIYHLPQEFGDQDLLQMFMPFGNVVSAKVFIDKQTNLSKCFGFVSYDNPVSAQAAIQSMNGFQIGMKRLKVQLKRSKNDSKPY; this is translated from the exons ATGGCTTCTCTTGGAGCATTGCAGACACTGGCAGGGGCTACAGCAGGCCTGAATGTTAGCTCTCTAGCAG GCATGGCAGCTTTAAATGGAGGACTTGGCAGTGGTGGTCTGTCAAATGGGACAGGTAGCACAATGGAAGCTCTCACACAGGCTTATTCTGGAATCCAGCAATACGCTGCTGCTGCATTGCCCACACTCTATAACCAGAGTCTTTTAACACAACAGAGTATTGGTGCAGCAGGAAGTCAAAAA GAAGGTCCAGAGGGAGCCAATCTGTTTATCTACCATCTCCCCCAGGAGTTTGGGGATCAGGATCTGCTGCAGATGTTTATGCCATTTGGAAATGTTGTCTCTGCCAAGGTTTTCATTGATAAGCAGACCAATCTAAGCAAGTGTTTTG gtTTTGTAAGTTATGACAATCCTGTCTCTGCACAGGCTGCCATTCAGTCAATGAACGGCTTTCAGATTGGCATGAAGCGTCTGAAAGTACAGCTCAAGCGCTCTAAGAATGACAGCAAGCCATACTGA